The Osmerus eperlanus chromosome 15, fOsmEpe2.1, whole genome shotgun sequence genome includes a window with the following:
- the LOC134035199 gene encoding uncharacterized protein LOC134035199 isoform X2, whose translation MAEVGELYLHNQPPVIGKDSPSTQQSVCTPVLSDELNVLTECADGHPEGDNSGPASEKKCKKGHRHRKKSDPPSTYNDIIEEREEELKNLKEEMESLKRSTLVTVEDCEKFFTELVERTTSELRERIQAQEGAMLREAEGHLQTLEAELVELRRAEAEHKPLAPIDERPHFFQKIPSITSAFGTVQRSVYRLQKQLKMDFDMQLKDFFLEAKLLLEPHTLSSLADRVVEEHELEDYKDIESVRTKEMFAQMEDILNRLTPERFPQLMRVVATFPITTEERLRGIVDLIYEEAISDPDNSEAYAQMCKCLQLRKVPSSDKPGETLNFRKLMLNRCLVDFERKHTECFKEFFDKMNAATEKEQRSLHGEKLEEVFSELQYKAVGNIKFICEFFKLNMMTEAQMHEFLTKLVRRRDAISIACFSTMLSTIGKDLDHGKAEPRMDQYYKHVEVIVKEKNSSVPDRHVLFELHQLLKDRQEEDTKDPELVKTQEMFAKMEDILIHVNRENFQQVMKEVGTLPINTEERLKGFIDLIYQKAISDPDNSEVYANMCRYQMGRKVPCSDNPGKTLNFRKLLLNCCQVEFDKDKTEGLRKKQKELEAAVDNKDCIRLREEIRVITSEVQADAVGNVKLISELFKLKMVTEAIMHDCIVELLKRKENIALSCVSTILSTVCKDLDNDKSKPRMDQYYKQIEKIVKDKKIPPHVCNELTELLEIRQGIWRNRDQKLSGSKSMPDREESGKMTEREEK comes from the exons ATGGCTGAAGTAGGAGAG TTATACCTTCACAACCAGCCACCAGTCATTGGGAAGGACAGCCCTTCGACCCAACAGAGTGTCTGTACCCCTGTCCTCAGCGACGAGCTCAATGTTCTCACAGAGTGTGCTGATGGTCACCCCGAGGGGGACAACTCAGGACCCGCTTCAGAAAAGAAGTGTAAAAAG GGTCATCGGCATAGAAAAAAGAGTGACCCCCCCAGCACGTACAACGACAtcattgaagagagagaggaggagctaaAGAACCTGAAAGAGGAGATGGAATCTCTGAAG CGTTCCACCCTAGTTACTGTTGAGGACTGTGAGAAGTTCTTCACGGAGTTGGTGGAGAGAACGACCTCTGAACTGAGAGAACGTATCCAAGCCCAGGAGGGGGCCATGTTGAGGGAGGCTGAGGGTCACCTGCAAACCCTGGAGGCGGAGCTTGTAGAACTGAGAAGAGCAGAGGCGGAGCATAAACCACTGGCTCCCATAGATGAACGCCCACACTTCTTCCAG AAGATACCCAGCATCACCTCTGCCTTTGGCACGGTGCAAAGAAGTGTCTACAGACTGCAGAAGCAACTTAAAATGGACTTCGACATGCAACTCAAGGATTTCTTCTTAGAAG CTAAACTTCTGCTAGAACCTCACA cgCTGTCTTCCCTTGCTGATAGAGTAGTGGAGGAACATGAGCTG GAGGACTACAAGGACATAGAGTCTGTGAGGACAAAGGAGATGTTTGCACAGATGGAGGACATCCTGAACCGTCTGACGCCTGAGAGATTCCCGCAACTGATGAGAGTGGTGGCGACCTTTCCCATCACCAcggaggagaggctgaggggcaTCGTAGACCTCATCTATGAGGAGGCCATCTCAGACCCTGACAACTCTGAGGCTTACGCACAAATGTGCAAATGTTTGCAGCTG cgTAAAGTCCCCAGCTCAGACAAACCGGGAGAGACATTGAATTTCCGGAAGCTGATGCTGAATCGATGCCTTGTAGACTTTGAGAGGAAACACACTGAGTGTTTCAAAGAGTTTTTTGACAAGATGAATGCTGCCACTGAA AAGGAGCAACGCAGCCTGCATGGAGAGAAACTGGAAGAGGTATTTTCTGAGCTTCAATACAAAGCAGTGGGAAACATAAAGTTCATCTGTGAGTTCTTCAAGCTAAACATGATGACAGAGGCCCAAATGCATGAATTCTTAACAAAGCTGGTGAGGAGAAGGGACGCAATATCCATTGCATGTTTTTCCACTATGCTCTCTACCATCGGAAAGGACTTGGACCATGGAAAGGCCGAG CCCAGAATGGATCAGTACTACAAGCACGTTGAGGTAATCGTCAAGGAAAAGAATTCCTCTGTGCCTGACAGGCATGTCCTCTTTGAGCTTCACCAATtgctgaaagacagacag GAGGAAGACACCAAGGACCCTGAGTTGGTGAAGACACAGGAGATGTTTGCCAAAATGGAAGATATCTTGATACACGTGAACAGAGAGAACTTTCAACAAGTGATGAAAGAAGTTGGGACCTTGCCTATTAACACGGAAGAGAGATTGAAAGGCTTCATAGACCTAATTTATCAGAAGGCCATTTCAGACCCTGACAACTCAGAGGTGTATGCCAACATGTGCAGATACCAGATGGGG CGTAAAGTCCCCTGTTCAGACAATCCAGGAAAGACATTGAATTTCCGCAAATTGTTGCTAAACTGTTGCCAGGTGGAATTTGACAAAGACAAGACAGAGGGCTTGAGGAAGAAGCAGAAAGAGTTGGAGGCCGCTGTTGAT AATAAGGACTGCATACGACTGAGAGAGGAAATAAGAGTGATAACATCTGAGGTTCAAGCTGATGCTGTGGGAAACGTCAAACTAATTTCTGAGTTGTTTAAGCTGAAGATGGTGACAGAAGCTATCATGCACGACTGCATTGTGGAACTACTGAAACGCAAGGAAAACATTGCACTTTCTTGCGTGTCCACTATTCTGTCCACTGTTTGTAAGGACTTGGACAATGACAAGTCCAAG CCAAGAATGGATCAGTACTACAAACAAATTGAGAAGATTGTCAAGGACAAGAAGATCCCACCCCATGTTTGTAATGAGCTTACAGAGTTGCTGGAAATTAGACAG GGAATTTGGAGGAATAGAGACCAGAAGTTGTCTGGTTCTAAATCCATGCCAGACCGGGAGGAAAGTGGGAAGatgacagaaagagaagaaaagtaG
- the LOC134035202 gene encoding leukocyte elastase inhibitor-like isoform X2, whose protein sequence is MSSPLSEANANFSLALFQKIAEETPTGNVFFSPLSISSALAMVLLGARGNTATQMSESLHLHKTKDDVHVAFGKLMAELNKKDAPYALSLANRLYGEQTYEFVKEFLGDTRKHYDAELETVDFQKNYEGARLNINGWVAKQTQDKIQNLLQEGVVDEMTKLVLVNAIYFKGSWEKKFKDTNTRDTQFKLNQNESKPVKMMYQKTKFPLTFIPEANCQILELPYVGKDLSMLIMLPNDITGLTKLEKNLSYENFLEWTRPDMMDMQEVQVGLPRFKLEQTLDLKAKLTSMGMTDAFDQGLADFSGMSPSNNLVLSKVIHKAFVEVNEEGTEAAAATAAVMMLRCAMMPASFIADHPFLFFIRHNPTNSVLFYGRYCSP, encoded by the exons ATGTCATCAcccctgtctgaggcaaacGCCAACTTCTCCCTGGCCCTGTTCCAGAAGATTGCAGAGGAAACCCCAACAGGAAacgtctttttctctcccctcagcATCTCTTCAGCTCTGGCCATGGTGCTACTCGGTGCCAGGGGCAACACGGCCACACAGATGTCCGAG TCCCTGCACCTTCACAAGACAAAGGATGACGTGCACGTGGCCTTTGGTAAGCTGATGGCTGAGCTGAACAAGAAAGACGCCCCATATGCCCTCAGCCTGGCtaacaggctgtatggagagcaGACCTACGAGTTTGTCAAG gagTTTCTAGGAGACACCAGGAAACACTACGATGCAGAGCTGGAGACTGTGGACTTCCAGAAGAATTATGAGGGGGCCAGACTCAACATCAACGGCTGGGTGGCGAAACAGACACAAG ATAAGATCCAGAACCTTCTGCAGGAGGGCGTtgtggatgaaatgaccaagcTGGTGCTGGTCAACGCCATCTACTTCAAGGGCAGCTGGGAGAAGAAGTTcaaggacacaaacacaagagACACCCAGTTCAAGCTCAACCAA AATGAGAGCAAGCCAGTGAAGATGATGTACCAGAAGACAAAATTCCCCCTGACATTCATCCCTGAGGCCAACTGTCAGATCCTGGAGCTACCTTACGTTGGAAAAGATCTGAGCATGCTCATCATGCTGCCCAATGATATCACAGGTCTGACGAAG cTGGAGAAGAATCTGAGCTATGAGAACTTTCTAGAATGGACCAGACCAGATATGATGGATATGCAGGAAGTGCAGGTGGGCCTGCCCAGGTTCAAGTTGGAGCAGACTCTGGACCTGAAAGCCAAACTGACCAGTATGGGCATGACGGATGCCTTCGACCAGGGCCTTGCTGACTTCTCTG GCATGTCTCCCAGCAACAACCTTGTCCTGTCCAAAGTCATCCACAAAGCCTTTGTGGAGGTCAACGAGGAGGGCACAGAAGCCGCCGCTGCCACGGCCGCTGTCATGATGTTGCGCTGTGCCATGATGCCAGCCTCCTTCATCGCTGACCAccccttcctcttcttcatcaGACACAACCCCACCAATAGTGTCCTCTTCTATGGGCGCTACTGCTCCCCCTAG
- the LOC134035199 gene encoding uncharacterized protein LOC134035199 isoform X1, whose amino-acid sequence MAEVGELLNESKCPICLDLPKDPKTTQCGHTHCMVCFNEYWDQHDQSDSCCPQCSRASILQPATKVTEETGREECVSPAKNDTQLCSKTDLYLHNQPPVIGKDSPSTQQSVCTPVLSDELNVLTECADGHPEGDNSGPASEKKCKKGHRHRKKSDPPSTYNDIIEEREEELKNLKEEMESLKRSTLVTVEDCEKFFTELVERTTSELRERIQAQEGAMLREAEGHLQTLEAELVELRRAEAEHKPLAPIDERPHFFQKIPSITSAFGTVQRSVYRLQKQLKMDFDMQLKDFFLEAKLLLEPHTLSSLADRVVEEHELEDYKDIESVRTKEMFAQMEDILNRLTPERFPQLMRVVATFPITTEERLRGIVDLIYEEAISDPDNSEAYAQMCKCLQLRKVPSSDKPGETLNFRKLMLNRCLVDFERKHTECFKEFFDKMNAATEKEQRSLHGEKLEEVFSELQYKAVGNIKFICEFFKLNMMTEAQMHEFLTKLVRRRDAISIACFSTMLSTIGKDLDHGKAEPRMDQYYKHVEVIVKEKNSSVPDRHVLFELHQLLKDRQEEDTKDPELVKTQEMFAKMEDILIHVNRENFQQVMKEVGTLPINTEERLKGFIDLIYQKAISDPDNSEVYANMCRYQMGRKVPCSDNPGKTLNFRKLLLNCCQVEFDKDKTEGLRKKQKELEAAVDNKDCIRLREEIRVITSEVQADAVGNVKLISELFKLKMVTEAIMHDCIVELLKRKENIALSCVSTILSTVCKDLDNDKSKPRMDQYYKQIEKIVKDKKIPPHVCNELTELLEIRQGIWRNRDQKLSGSKSMPDREESGKMTEREEK is encoded by the exons ATGGCTGAAGTAGGAGAGCTTTTAAATGAGTCGAAATGTCCCATCTGTCTGGATTTACCGAAGGATCCTAAAACAACCCAGTGTGGACACACTCACTGTATGGTCTGTTTCAATGAGTACTGGGATCAGCATGATCAAAGTGACAGCTGCTGCCCTCAGTGTAGTCGGGCATCCATTTTACAACCTGCCACCAAGGTAACTGAAGAGACTGGAAGAGAAGAATGTGTATCCCCTGCAAAGAATGATACTCAGCTCTGCTCAAAAACCGACTTATACCTTCACAACCAGCCACCAGTCATTGGGAAGGACAGCCCTTCGACCCAACAGAGTGTCTGTACCCCTGTCCTCAGCGACGAGCTCAATGTTCTCACAGAGTGTGCTGATGGTCACCCCGAGGGGGACAACTCAGGACCCGCTTCAGAAAAGAAGTGTAAAAAG GGTCATCGGCATAGAAAAAAGAGTGACCCCCCCAGCACGTACAACGACAtcattgaagagagagaggaggagctaaAGAACCTGAAAGAGGAGATGGAATCTCTGAAG CGTTCCACCCTAGTTACTGTTGAGGACTGTGAGAAGTTCTTCACGGAGTTGGTGGAGAGAACGACCTCTGAACTGAGAGAACGTATCCAAGCCCAGGAGGGGGCCATGTTGAGGGAGGCTGAGGGTCACCTGCAAACCCTGGAGGCGGAGCTTGTAGAACTGAGAAGAGCAGAGGCGGAGCATAAACCACTGGCTCCCATAGATGAACGCCCACACTTCTTCCAG AAGATACCCAGCATCACCTCTGCCTTTGGCACGGTGCAAAGAAGTGTCTACAGACTGCAGAAGCAACTTAAAATGGACTTCGACATGCAACTCAAGGATTTCTTCTTAGAAG CTAAACTTCTGCTAGAACCTCACA cgCTGTCTTCCCTTGCTGATAGAGTAGTGGAGGAACATGAGCTG GAGGACTACAAGGACATAGAGTCTGTGAGGACAAAGGAGATGTTTGCACAGATGGAGGACATCCTGAACCGTCTGACGCCTGAGAGATTCCCGCAACTGATGAGAGTGGTGGCGACCTTTCCCATCACCAcggaggagaggctgaggggcaTCGTAGACCTCATCTATGAGGAGGCCATCTCAGACCCTGACAACTCTGAGGCTTACGCACAAATGTGCAAATGTTTGCAGCTG cgTAAAGTCCCCAGCTCAGACAAACCGGGAGAGACATTGAATTTCCGGAAGCTGATGCTGAATCGATGCCTTGTAGACTTTGAGAGGAAACACACTGAGTGTTTCAAAGAGTTTTTTGACAAGATGAATGCTGCCACTGAA AAGGAGCAACGCAGCCTGCATGGAGAGAAACTGGAAGAGGTATTTTCTGAGCTTCAATACAAAGCAGTGGGAAACATAAAGTTCATCTGTGAGTTCTTCAAGCTAAACATGATGACAGAGGCCCAAATGCATGAATTCTTAACAAAGCTGGTGAGGAGAAGGGACGCAATATCCATTGCATGTTTTTCCACTATGCTCTCTACCATCGGAAAGGACTTGGACCATGGAAAGGCCGAG CCCAGAATGGATCAGTACTACAAGCACGTTGAGGTAATCGTCAAGGAAAAGAATTCCTCTGTGCCTGACAGGCATGTCCTCTTTGAGCTTCACCAATtgctgaaagacagacag GAGGAAGACACCAAGGACCCTGAGTTGGTGAAGACACAGGAGATGTTTGCCAAAATGGAAGATATCTTGATACACGTGAACAGAGAGAACTTTCAACAAGTGATGAAAGAAGTTGGGACCTTGCCTATTAACACGGAAGAGAGATTGAAAGGCTTCATAGACCTAATTTATCAGAAGGCCATTTCAGACCCTGACAACTCAGAGGTGTATGCCAACATGTGCAGATACCAGATGGGG CGTAAAGTCCCCTGTTCAGACAATCCAGGAAAGACATTGAATTTCCGCAAATTGTTGCTAAACTGTTGCCAGGTGGAATTTGACAAAGACAAGACAGAGGGCTTGAGGAAGAAGCAGAAAGAGTTGGAGGCCGCTGTTGAT AATAAGGACTGCATACGACTGAGAGAGGAAATAAGAGTGATAACATCTGAGGTTCAAGCTGATGCTGTGGGAAACGTCAAACTAATTTCTGAGTTGTTTAAGCTGAAGATGGTGACAGAAGCTATCATGCACGACTGCATTGTGGAACTACTGAAACGCAAGGAAAACATTGCACTTTCTTGCGTGTCCACTATTCTGTCCACTGTTTGTAAGGACTTGGACAATGACAAGTCCAAG CCAAGAATGGATCAGTACTACAAACAAATTGAGAAGATTGTCAAGGACAAGAAGATCCCACCCCATGTTTGTAATGAGCTTACAGAGTTGCTGGAAATTAGACAG GGAATTTGGAGGAATAGAGACCAGAAGTTGTCTGGTTCTAAATCCATGCCAGACCGGGAGGAAAGTGGGAAGatgacagaaagagaagaaaagtaG
- the LOC134035199 gene encoding uncharacterized protein LOC134035199 isoform X3: protein MLREAEGHLQTLEAELVELRRAEAEHKPLAPIDERPHFFQKIPSITSAFGTVQRSVYRLQKQLKMDFDMQLKDFFLEAKLLLEPHTLSSLADRVVEEHELEDYKDIESVRTKEMFAQMEDILNRLTPERFPQLMRVVATFPITTEERLRGIVDLIYEEAISDPDNSEAYAQMCKCLQLRKVPSSDKPGETLNFRKLMLNRCLVDFERKHTECFKEFFDKMNAATEKEQRSLHGEKLEEVFSELQYKAVGNIKFICEFFKLNMMTEAQMHEFLTKLVRRRDAISIACFSTMLSTIGKDLDHGKAEPRMDQYYKHVEVIVKEKNSSVPDRHVLFELHQLLKDRQEEDTKDPELVKTQEMFAKMEDILIHVNRENFQQVMKEVGTLPINTEERLKGFIDLIYQKAISDPDNSEVYANMCRYQMGRKVPCSDNPGKTLNFRKLLLNCCQVEFDKDKTEGLRKKQKELEAAVDNKDCIRLREEIRVITSEVQADAVGNVKLISELFKLKMVTEAIMHDCIVELLKRKENIALSCVSTILSTVCKDLDNDKSKPRMDQYYKQIEKIVKDKKIPPHVCNELTELLEIRQGIWRNRDQKLSGSKSMPDREESGKMTEREEK from the exons ATGTTGAGGGAGGCTGAGGGTCACCTGCAAACCCTGGAGGCGGAGCTTGTAGAACTGAGAAGAGCAGAGGCGGAGCATAAACCACTGGCTCCCATAGATGAACGCCCACACTTCTTCCAG AAGATACCCAGCATCACCTCTGCCTTTGGCACGGTGCAAAGAAGTGTCTACAGACTGCAGAAGCAACTTAAAATGGACTTCGACATGCAACTCAAGGATTTCTTCTTAGAAG CTAAACTTCTGCTAGAACCTCACA cgCTGTCTTCCCTTGCTGATAGAGTAGTGGAGGAACATGAGCTG GAGGACTACAAGGACATAGAGTCTGTGAGGACAAAGGAGATGTTTGCACAGATGGAGGACATCCTGAACCGTCTGACGCCTGAGAGATTCCCGCAACTGATGAGAGTGGTGGCGACCTTTCCCATCACCAcggaggagaggctgaggggcaTCGTAGACCTCATCTATGAGGAGGCCATCTCAGACCCTGACAACTCTGAGGCTTACGCACAAATGTGCAAATGTTTGCAGCTG cgTAAAGTCCCCAGCTCAGACAAACCGGGAGAGACATTGAATTTCCGGAAGCTGATGCTGAATCGATGCCTTGTAGACTTTGAGAGGAAACACACTGAGTGTTTCAAAGAGTTTTTTGACAAGATGAATGCTGCCACTGAA AAGGAGCAACGCAGCCTGCATGGAGAGAAACTGGAAGAGGTATTTTCTGAGCTTCAATACAAAGCAGTGGGAAACATAAAGTTCATCTGTGAGTTCTTCAAGCTAAACATGATGACAGAGGCCCAAATGCATGAATTCTTAACAAAGCTGGTGAGGAGAAGGGACGCAATATCCATTGCATGTTTTTCCACTATGCTCTCTACCATCGGAAAGGACTTGGACCATGGAAAGGCCGAG CCCAGAATGGATCAGTACTACAAGCACGTTGAGGTAATCGTCAAGGAAAAGAATTCCTCTGTGCCTGACAGGCATGTCCTCTTTGAGCTTCACCAATtgctgaaagacagacag GAGGAAGACACCAAGGACCCTGAGTTGGTGAAGACACAGGAGATGTTTGCCAAAATGGAAGATATCTTGATACACGTGAACAGAGAGAACTTTCAACAAGTGATGAAAGAAGTTGGGACCTTGCCTATTAACACGGAAGAGAGATTGAAAGGCTTCATAGACCTAATTTATCAGAAGGCCATTTCAGACCCTGACAACTCAGAGGTGTATGCCAACATGTGCAGATACCAGATGGGG CGTAAAGTCCCCTGTTCAGACAATCCAGGAAAGACATTGAATTTCCGCAAATTGTTGCTAAACTGTTGCCAGGTGGAATTTGACAAAGACAAGACAGAGGGCTTGAGGAAGAAGCAGAAAGAGTTGGAGGCCGCTGTTGAT AATAAGGACTGCATACGACTGAGAGAGGAAATAAGAGTGATAACATCTGAGGTTCAAGCTGATGCTGTGGGAAACGTCAAACTAATTTCTGAGTTGTTTAAGCTGAAGATGGTGACAGAAGCTATCATGCACGACTGCATTGTGGAACTACTGAAACGCAAGGAAAACATTGCACTTTCTTGCGTGTCCACTATTCTGTCCACTGTTTGTAAGGACTTGGACAATGACAAGTCCAAG CCAAGAATGGATCAGTACTACAAACAAATTGAGAAGATTGTCAAGGACAAGAAGATCCCACCCCATGTTTGTAATGAGCTTACAGAGTTGCTGGAAATTAGACAG GGAATTTGGAGGAATAGAGACCAGAAGTTGTCTGGTTCTAAATCCATGCCAGACCGGGAGGAAAGTGGGAAGatgacagaaagagaagaaaagtaG
- the LOC134035202 gene encoding leukocyte elastase inhibitor-like isoform X1 — translation MSSPLSEANANFSLALFQKIAEETPTGNVFFSPLSISSALAMVLLGARGNTATQMSEVLCFSKAKQAKHAAGPEQMMQQQVQRAQLPQALVKMSLHLHKTKDDVHVAFGKLMAELNKKDAPYALSLANRLYGEQTYEFVKEFLGDTRKHYDAELETVDFQKNYEGARLNINGWVAKQTQDKIQNLLQEGVVDEMTKLVLVNAIYFKGSWEKKFKDTNTRDTQFKLNQNESKPVKMMYQKTKFPLTFIPEANCQILELPYVGKDLSMLIMLPNDITGLTKLEKNLSYENFLEWTRPDMMDMQEVQVGLPRFKLEQTLDLKAKLTSMGMTDAFDQGLADFSGMSPSNNLVLSKVIHKAFVEVNEEGTEAAAATAAVMMLRCAMMPASFIADHPFLFFIRHNPTNSVLFYGRYCSP, via the exons ATGTCATCAcccctgtctgaggcaaacGCCAACTTCTCCCTGGCCCTGTTCCAGAAGATTGCAGAGGAAACCCCAACAGGAAacgtctttttctctcccctcagcATCTCTTCAGCTCTGGCCATGGTGCTACTCGGTGCCAGGGGCAACACGGCCACACAGATGTCCGAG GTGCTCTGCTTCAGCAAAGCAAAGCAGGCTAAACATGCAGCAGGCCCAGAGCAGATGATGCAACAGCAGGTCCAGAGAGCCCAGCTCCCTCAGGCTCTGGTCAAGATG TCCCTGCACCTTCACAAGACAAAGGATGACGTGCACGTGGCCTTTGGTAAGCTGATGGCTGAGCTGAACAAGAAAGACGCCCCATATGCCCTCAGCCTGGCtaacaggctgtatggagagcaGACCTACGAGTTTGTCAAG gagTTTCTAGGAGACACCAGGAAACACTACGATGCAGAGCTGGAGACTGTGGACTTCCAGAAGAATTATGAGGGGGCCAGACTCAACATCAACGGCTGGGTGGCGAAACAGACACAAG ATAAGATCCAGAACCTTCTGCAGGAGGGCGTtgtggatgaaatgaccaagcTGGTGCTGGTCAACGCCATCTACTTCAAGGGCAGCTGGGAGAAGAAGTTcaaggacacaaacacaagagACACCCAGTTCAAGCTCAACCAA AATGAGAGCAAGCCAGTGAAGATGATGTACCAGAAGACAAAATTCCCCCTGACATTCATCCCTGAGGCCAACTGTCAGATCCTGGAGCTACCTTACGTTGGAAAAGATCTGAGCATGCTCATCATGCTGCCCAATGATATCACAGGTCTGACGAAG cTGGAGAAGAATCTGAGCTATGAGAACTTTCTAGAATGGACCAGACCAGATATGATGGATATGCAGGAAGTGCAGGTGGGCCTGCCCAGGTTCAAGTTGGAGCAGACTCTGGACCTGAAAGCCAAACTGACCAGTATGGGCATGACGGATGCCTTCGACCAGGGCCTTGCTGACTTCTCTG GCATGTCTCCCAGCAACAACCTTGTCCTGTCCAAAGTCATCCACAAAGCCTTTGTGGAGGTCAACGAGGAGGGCACAGAAGCCGCCGCTGCCACGGCCGCTGTCATGATGTTGCGCTGTGCCATGATGCCAGCCTCCTTCATCGCTGACCAccccttcctcttcttcatcaGACACAACCCCACCAATAGTGTCCTCTTCTATGGGCGCTACTGCTCCCCCTAG